The Actinoplanes sp. N902-109 genomic interval GGAGCGGCGCCTTTGCCGGGCTTTCCGGCCGTACCGGGGAAGGGGTGGGAATGGCGCGCCGGCCGGCAGCGGGACCGGCCGGCGCGACCGGCTCAGGAGCCCGGGCAGTGCGCCCAGGCGAAGTGGTAGATCGTGTTGATCTCGCCGTCGGTGGAGTCCATCGAGATGAAACTGGTGCTGGTGGCGGGGTTGGACGAGCCGGCCATGGCCCGCAGCTCGGTGTTGATGTTGAGGTTGCGCAGCACGCCGCACGGCGCCCAGACCAGCGCGGCCAGGTCGACGTTGTCGGTGGTCTGCCAGTCGTCGCCGAACGGGCCGGCGAAGGTGTGGCTGCTGTACACGGTCTGCGACTGGCCCTGGAAGTAGTAGTTCGCCCGCTCAATCGCGGTGGCGCCGGGCGACAGCGAGGCGAAGCCCCGGTAGTCGGTCTGGCTGATCGCGTACGTGAACCCCTGCGGCACGTGCACGACGATGTTGAGCTGGCAGTTCTTGCGCCAGTCGGTGCTGGTCGCGCCGATCCCCACGAGCGCCGTGTAGCTCGAGTAGGTGACGGTGAACGCGGTGTTGTCGGGTGAGACGGCGACCGCGGTGGTGCCGGCCGGGCAGCCGGAACCGTTGACGGTCACCAGGTCGATGACGATCTTGTCGGACGGCGGGGGCACGGGAAGGCCCAGGAAGCCCGTGGCGGAGGCCGGTCCGGCGGCCACCGTGGACGCCAGCAGGCCGAGCGTCGCAAAGACAGCGAGCAGCGCCTTACGCATGGGTACTCCTTCCGAGGATGGTGGCAGCGGATGCCGATGCCGCGCCCAGGCTAATTTTTGATATTGATTGAAATCAATGTACGAATGTCAGATTCGCTTCCCCGTGCACCCGTCCGCCATTTCACGTCGGGCAAAGCGGGCCAACTCGGTAGACATAGATATGCATCTATACCTACGACTGACACGGCATCCGCCGAGCGGACGATATTCCTGGTACCGCGTCGTACGGTAAATACCGGAGCCATCGATAAGTACGACAATTAAGCGTGCGCGACGCCGCTTGTTGCCGCGCCGGTACACCGCTACAGTCCCCTTAGAGCATTGACACATGTCTATTTGTACTTTTTCGTCCATCAGTCCGGTAACCGCTGCACGCCCAGAGAGGATTTCCCCATGACGCTCAGGCCGGCCGGCGCGAGGTGGATCACGCTCGCGACCGTGATTGCACTCCCCGCACTGGCCCTCCCAGGGCAGGCCTTCGGCGCGGACACCGCTGCGGCGCCGAGCACACCGGTGACGGTCTCGGTGCAGACCGTCAACGGCTCCGGCTGCCCGGCCGGCACCGCGGCGGTCACGATGCAGCCGGACAACACCGGCTTCCGGATCACCTACTCCGACTTCATCGCCCGCGCCGGCGGGAGCGCATCACCCGTCGACTTCCGCAAGAACTGCCAGGTCAACCTGCTGGTGCACATCCCACAGGGGTTCACCTTCGCGGTCGCCCGGGCGGACTACCAGGGCCGGGCCCGGCTGGCCGACGGCGCCACCGCGCTGGAACGGTCGAACTACTACTACCAGTCCTCGCCGGACAACAACTACGCCGACCACTACGTGTACGGCGCCTACAGCGGCACCTGGCACACCGTCGACGCCACCCCGGTGACCGAGCTCGTCTACGGCCCGTGCGGGGAGACCCGCAGCCTCAACGTCAACACCGAGCTGCGCGTGGACCCCGGCGGCGCGACGGGCGCAACGAACTGGATCTCCCTGCGCGCCTCCGAGGGCGACGTCTACACCGCCGTCCAGTTCAGCTGGCTGCAGTGCTGAGCGGGTACGACGGCAGGAGCGGTCCGCCGCCCCTGCCGTCGTACCGCAGAATCAGGCGCGGCCGATCCACACCGAACGCCGCGCCCGCACCTCGAGATCCCGGCGGGTGCGGATGTCTTCGCCGAGCAGGCGGTCCAGGGTCGCGCGGTCGGCGCCGGGCAGCCGGTCGGCGTACCGCTCGGCAAGGCGTTGCAGCGAGACCTGCGCGTACCGCCCGGTGGCCGCCGGCAGCTCCGGCCCGCTCAGGTGGATGTCGAAGTGCCGGGTCTCGGCGACGGTGAAGCCGGCCTTGGCCAGCCGGTCACCC includes:
- a CDS encoding DUF4360 domain-containing protein; its protein translation is MLAVFATLGLLASTVAAGPASATGFLGLPVPPPSDKIVIDLVTVNGSGCPAGTTAVAVSPDNTAFTVTYSSYTALVGIGATSTDWRKNCQLNIVVHVPQGFTYAISQTDYRGFASLSPGATAIERANYYFQGQSQTVYSSHTFAGPFGDDWQTTDNVDLAALVWAPCGVLRNLNINTELRAMAGSSNPATSTSFISMDSTDGEINTIYHFAWAHCPGS
- a CDS encoding DUF4360 domain-containing protein translates to MTVSVQTVNGSGCPAGTAAVTMQPDNTGFRITYSDFIARAGGSASPVDFRKNCQVNLLVHIPQGFTFAVARADYQGRARLADGATALERSNYYYQSSPDNNYADHYVYGAYSGTWHTVDATPVTELVYGPCGETRSLNVNTELRVDPGGATGATNWISLRASEGDVYTAVQFSWLQC